The Lycium barbarum isolate Lr01 chromosome 10, ASM1917538v2, whole genome shotgun sequence genome includes a region encoding these proteins:
- the LOC132612860 gene encoding mediator of RNA polymerase II transcription subunit 10b-like — translation MDSSRHDGLINPKSNDEESKQNLNKVINSMDKALGILHQLYLTVDSSYNDVSSQLSVVQGMNNVVVELDDMAKLGEKCNIQVPMEVLNLIDDGKNPDVFTRDVFKSCTAMNQITKGKSNAFKALRGHLLGENYGQL, via the coding sequence ATGGACTCATCGCGGCATGACGGATTAATAAACCCTAAGTCCAACGACGAGGAGTCTAAACAAAATCTGAATAAAGTCATAAATTCAATGGACAAAGCCCTAGGAATTCTCCACCAGCTTTATCTCACCGTCGACTCTTCTTACAACGACGTTTCCTCTCAACTTTCTGTTgttcaaggcatgaataatgtTGTGGTTGAGCTTGATGATATGGCCAAATTGGGAGAAAAATGCAATATTCAAGTGCCAATGGAGGTTCTCAACTTGATTGATGATGGGAAGAATCCAGATGTATTTACAAGGGATGTGTTCAAAAGTTGCACTGCCATGAACCAAATCACTAAAGGCAAATCAAATGCATTCAAGGCTTTGCGAGGGCATCTCCTGGGGGAAAATTACGGACAACTTTGA